The sequence tcaatcAGGCGATACTGCACTAtatggtggactatgaacgctaggccaccaccgttgtctcgcaCGCGGTCCTTTCTGTGCACATTGTAGCCGTCCCTGGTGATCAgggtgcagttttgtctcttggcccgcagctatcttgataccatgtcggctcatgaagtcgactacCTAGTCAATCTTACTCGTAAGTCCATTGCAGTTCAATTGTAAGAGTCTTAAACTCCTCGGGGGTGTGGTCGTaactcggggggtgagggacgcgtggtgtAGTTTGCGTAGGTCCTGTTGTGCGTTTCGCAAAAGTAGTTGTGGCCTGATGTTGACGGGTGGTCGCGCCACaggggcggttgcgggtgcagagctctgcagcagggggcaacgtagtcgtGTGTCCACTCACGGAATgacaccagccattgcaagaattgcacttGACTGTTGTCAGGTTCCGAGGAACTATGGGGTAGGAGCAGGAAGGTTGTTGGTCAGTGGAAAAGTTGTGTTGCGCCTGAGGGATCCTTACCGTTAAGTTATGGTTGGTGGTCAGGACGGTATCGCCGTTGAGGCAGGGGCCGCATGATGgagggagcaacacgtggccacatatcTTATGGACCACTCCCTAcgagtcttaaggcctgaacagggcTTAAGGTGACACCACCCGTTGCACGTATTGCACCTAACTGAGgtgaagccgtttgtggcagatgcagcagtaaaataccTCTGGTCCCAggttgggttcgacgccagcccTGAAGAGAAATATTTGGAGCAAACGTGCTGCAAGGAACTGCTCCTGTGACGAAATATTGGGGttgggatacggtacactagacagggctagtttactggggcggcagctctTCGGCGGGAagaacccgagtcattccggtaacgtagaaccggttgCCATGTCTGGTCGCCtagaaccagtgattcgcagtggataaagcttcagacatgccaaaacactgccattcggacataGTCCGGTTTCCTTCTGATGTCCCctgttcaacaccttcacagcgaggcacaaatgctcccattgagcataacaaactgttcagcaagcagtttctgctggGATGTTACCACGGGTTTCACCCCtccagacacctgcttgagccagagcagcatcccaggcacgtcaggagacacctactAAACTATGTCGAcaaaatccaggacaaaactaacagATATCTATTGGatcagacagtgtttagacagacattacACGACATTCATCAGGAAACTGTTACCGCCTTCTTAAGCTCCAGTCcactgaatgccgtaatcggagtccaaccaccacctacagcagatgaagagcttcagcttccccgtgagacccgcgtaaaactggcacaattacgttctggatattataGCAGGTTacactcctacttatccagaattgaccccgacataccaaacatatgttcagcatgtgaaggcaccccgcacgccACTAACTACATTgtcacatgccctttaaaacctactaacacccctcttcctctggacccagcctgtcgaaacagcatgtttccggGGCCtaagatgagccagacgaagacgaaAAAATGAGAGTAcccatacaaatttattttggtgGCTCCCAGCCCTCGTTCGGCTtagtgtttaaaaaaattgatcctGAATATGTTAAGGAAGTCTATTTTTCAATGTCTATTGCCTGTCGAAAATCGGCAacgatttaataaattttacatgTAGATGACATTCTCAATTGAAAATGAGGAAActgtttaagaaaaatattaacataatgCATATTATATTGCTCCTAATCGGAGCATAGGGCGGAATTATATCGCTTCTACATAGTAAGAACATAGGGCGGAACCTAATTggttttcagatttttctcttgaaataaaaaagaaagcatATTTAATTGAAGTATGCAAATGTTCGAAGAAATCATTATATTTACCTCTCTACGCTGAAGTCTAATGTTTTCTCTATACCGAGTTCAGCATTCAACTGATCCTTCtacatgaaatgccgcacaaatttaaaaaagtttaactaaatttttagtgCCCACTACCACGAATCACTGGATAAAGATACTTCATGGTTAATTATATAAGCCCTTTTCAACTTTTGTTtgaaacttttatattttagaGCACGGTGACACTTTAAACAGAACTATCAGGTCCAACTAATTTATAATCTCATATTTCGCTTTAAAACCCGTTCATACATCGTACACACATTCGTTCGTACATCCAGCGGAAAGCTTTctgaactttttacttcacctaatacATAGCGCTTCTGTGAAAAGAAAACCGTGTTGCTATCTCTAAAACAATGCGAACAAATGTAATGCTGTTGCGGTTGCAGATACAAATATTTATCtaattctgaatttttttttattagaacccTCACTGCAATCACCCCATACATTTGATGCCTGTTCAACAAATGCCACTATGTCTACCGTGGCCACACGTTCTACGCCTGAAAAATACCTAACTAATGCCAATGCAGGTAAATATTGtcgtaatttcaaaataaattaactattttatattgtatacgTTTACGTAAAAATTTCAACTCGGATGAATATTTtgactataactttttttatttcataaagtCGAAGGTGAGACTACTAGCGATACGGTCACTTCGGAACCTTCCCGGGATAGCTCTGTAATCCCTAAGCACATAAAGCGATCTTTATCCATTGAAAGTAATAGCaattcacaattgacttcttcaGCGAAAGGGAATGCTATTTCGCCGTTTATGACCGATATGCAACCTAGTGACACCTCAAGTCAAGTTGCTGCCATTGAAAAGCAGTTGCttgaaatattgaagaaattaccGCCTGTACCAAACATTACTGCCACTGAGTTGAAGCGTACTACAGGATTAATACCGTGCACTTGTAAAATAACTGAAATATCGCCAGAAAAGAATAACCTACAAGAATCTGctaaaaatcagaaaattgaAATATGTGCTGCAACCAGAGTAGTAGAGCAAACAAATGTTAAACATGATCCTTTGGAACAAACAGATGATAAATCGATTATAAAGCTTGACGCAGTTAGTAGGAATGTTGTTATTGGCGGTACAACTGAATTGAAGCCGAAGTCACCGGCAACATCGCCACCTCCTTTAGCTAGGATGAAGCCCAAAAAATCTATATTTGACTTAGATTTCGATGATGATGACGACCCACTGCATACGTTGAAAGCTGAAGCTGCAGCTGCCAGTTTGAAAAAAGGAATTATGCAAGAAAATCTTAAAATAGAAGTAGAATCCGAGTCACATATAAATAACTTGCATTTTGAACAGATTCAGCCACCACAACCTCTCTATAATAAAATGGCAATTGAACAAGCAGCAAGCCAGACAATGAGGGAGGAGATACCCATGCTTTTATTTCCCACGTATGAAGTAGAAGAGGATCCTCTATGTATAGCAAAACAGCGCTTCGACATACAAacccaaaaaattacaaaatttcacaTTGATGCCTTACATAATTGCTTCATACCAAATGTGAACGGTAATTGGGATAATTCAAATAACACCATTGCTCGCAACATGACGCTAGATAAAGTTACCGCGGCTGCTGATGCCAAAACTGAATATGTTATAACAGATGGTTGCAATGTAGCACCAAGGTATGGTTCTCTTGTGATGGAACGCATTAGGAAAGATTTAAGTCATATAAGTTTTACCAGAAATTCTATATCGAAGAAGACAGTAACTGCTATGGAACAATGGTATATTATACCTTTTCTGGGTGTAGCTCTTTCATTGTTAACGAATAATAAAAGAAGAGCATCACACAATCATAAAACATGCCATAAAACGAAGGTTACTACATTAAAGATTTCTGAATACGAGAACATTGGCAATGCAGAGCCACAACTAAAGGCAAATAAGAGAACTGAAGAGTACAAGACTGATAAACAAAGAATTTGTATCAGTGTCATAAGGAACGATGATAGAACAGATTTGATACCCGATACCGAAGAAATCACATCCAAGGAGCTAACAGATATTTGCGTCCAATCAACAAATCTGGATGCTAGGCTAAGTGTAATAAAGCCTTTCGACGTGGAAACTTGTGCAATTGTAgggaaaaataataacaatgtcACCCTTAAAGACATAACAATCGATGTAATCGGCCATGGCACTGATCTGTTTCTATCACATTCAAATGAATTAAGTGAAAGTGCGCAAAATGGTCAGAATCTGCTTGCAATTGCTGACCATTTGGGTTACAGCTCAAAATCAGCTGTCAAGATTTCCCTAAGCCCAACTACATTATCGTTGTCTAATAATAATCAACGCCAATATAGCAGTGAATTGGGTTCCGCAAGTAACCTAATAAGTGATACTAGTTGTAGACCTGTTAGAAATCTATGCCATACAAATTTACTGCAAAATGCTatcaaagaaaacgacataTCGTCTGCGAACGTGGAGGAAAATATATCTAGCAGACGCAGTAGCATTAGTAGTAACTCAAGTTTAAAGCAAACTCAACAGTCGATAAACTTGAAGTTGAGGCGCCAATTTCAGGAACAGAAGTTACTAGATATACGCACGGAACGAAAACGTAGACGAAAGAAGTTTAATCGACGCTACTCCGCAGACAATAAAGATGGCGATGATATAGGTCCAGATAATaaacaaccaaaaataaaacgaatCAAGATAGCAATAAGTGGCGATGTGGCGACACAAATGCAAATCTCAGGTGGAAGTAACATAAATAGTACTGACGAAGAAAATGAAGACGAATCTGCTGACACTCTACACGATGGCGATGGGAATGAAGAAATTGTTGTTGACCAAGTAAACGATCGAGCACTTCTGGTTGATGTTGCCGGCGAAGATGGTGAATCAATAAAGAGCGCTAGCAGCCACGTTTCAACATGCAATCAATTTACCTTGGTTAGTGTTGGCGACGAATTTGACGCTAATTCGGCCGATAACAATTACACTGATGAACAAGAAGTAGGCTATGGCGACTATGGCGACCCTGATGTTGATGCTGATATAGAGTTTAACGAATATGAGGACGGTGAAGATTGTACCGGCGATTTTCATGAAGTTGTAACACGGGATATTTCTCCCCCTTCAACAGGCAACAACCACATTGTACTAACTATCAAGAAAACACCAAGTAAAACTAATTCCCCTTCGAATTCCATCTCTACCATGTCGCCTTTCATCATTAACAATAATACAAATAGCTCCCATGCATTAAGTATAACAATGCCGCCAATGATATGTAACACTTCTGTCAATACCTCGAATTCCGTTGGTGGTATAGTCATGAACACATCAAATGTAAAAAACTTAGAGGTTGAGGAAAGCACACCACCGTTAGAAGCTTCCGTTACATTGGCTAGTAGTGTTAAAGAAATTCTGTCCCATAATCAAGCTGCTATGGGCGTAACTAACGATATGCCGAACGTCGGACCACGTTCAACGAAAAGGTCTTTTGAATTTGATGATACTGAAAGTTTAACATCCGTATTATCCCTTGATTTTCCTCAATCCGCTGCAAATTATTTCCATAAGAAATGTAGAAAGTATCGTCGAAGACGCAAAATAAGGAAGGTTGATAAAGGTGCCATGTCAAGTTCgaaagctataaaactgcatcgCGAGCTATTTTTTCCATATGAGCTTATTGTTAGTGATCACGATGGCGCTAAAACAAGCCTTCTCAATATCAGCAGTTGCAGTTCAAGTTGTGTGGAAGATAGCGAATATGATGACTATGAATTTGTGACAAAAGACTCAAATTGggggaaaaaagaaaactatcCTCTTCAAACACATTCTCAAATTGATATTAAATTAGAAACCGATAATATTGAGTCTTGGGAAACAAGAAGTGATATTAGTGTCCGCCAGCAGCGGAATCGTAGTTCATCGATATCATCTTGCTCTACTTATTCAAGTTCTATTTATGAATTGTTCATGGTAAATCAAGCAAACTCGTTGAAGTCCTGTAGTGGCTATGATTTTAACGATCACTTAATTGAATCagcaaagatcaaaattaaaaattatgatgAGGATGTAGTGAATGagttcaaaaaaaaagacaaaagtgAAGTCAACGAAGTTACCTCTGAACCTTCCCCGACTGTAAATATATCTAACTCCAACGAACAAAATAGTCATGCGACTTCAGATAACGCTGATGAAAACATTGAAGATAATATCAACGAAGAATTGCCTTTGGCAAATAACTGGCTATTACACTCGTTTAACAATATCTATTACACCGTAGATAAGCTGGATATACAAACCCATGACGAGCGTATGAACAATGACGATAAAGACAGTCATATGATATTCGATAATGTAGTCGTTGGCCCTGCTGTCGTTGACGCAGCACAACAGCAGGAGCAAAAGCtcctaaataaaaattgtgatgaTTATAATaacctttataataaaaacagtaataacattaattttattagaTATATTAATGATGATAGTTTAGTAACACATGTTAATCGTAATAAACAAAGCGCGAGTTGTAATGAGGTGGATCAGCGGCAGgaagaaaattattcaaacaatgATGAATATGATGTTAATACTGATGGTTGTGTTAGTATTGACGGTACAAAATCATTGATCATTGGCGAAGATGATAATAGAAATGGCATTAATCTTGCTAGTACTCAAACTGAACCTAATGCTGCTTATAAGGCTGATATAAGTTTCAATATGAGCTGTGAAAACTACGGAAAAACTGCACAACAAATGCTGCCATACAAAGAATATCGCACAGGCCTACGCGCTGTCGACGAGGATGTAGATGATGACGACGGCAATAACTGTGCCCGAATTCAGCAATTTAAGGAATGGCATCAAGTTCTTCAATTGCGTTCTTACAATGATGAACTGCTCACTGTGTTACCATACGTAGTTCTTGATTGAGTTCATAGGAAGTTTGCAATTCTATTCATACACTTATCGACAGTTATTCATACTGctcatttaaatataaatgttttatgatCCGCCtttgttaaatatatattaatataataaaaataattattaatagaatacagaaataatataatataataaattatggTAACATgacataaaataaagaaaatgaaattttaagaacTATTTGTTCTGATATTCAataagtgttgttgttgtaacagttcaTCAAGCCCTGCAGGTAACGTGTAATCATTGATCGCCATCGTccatcttatttttttttttctttatttaatttagtcaaAAAACCTAAAGATTCTTACTGACTATTGACTTACTGCTAatataaacaatatttatttatttatttacaaattacaaaattcagaacagacatttcagattttaattcaaaactaaaatacaaattttatgatatttaatattaaaaagtttagtaaaattaaattatcaacACAAGAAACCATTAAATTGCTAGAAATGTATGAAAGTTACAGttgaattttaacgaaattaataattatgaaactaatataacaaatatttacaaagtattcttttgatttcttacatagcaagtaattttttaattgcatttgaaatactTGGTTGGCCAGGTTGGAAAGGTCCAAATCGCTGGCAGCACTGTCAATGTGACAGTTCATGCAAGtgatagatttgttgaaaaattgcaaatagattTGTTGCACTTATGAACGCGCTatgcagtaaaatggaattgttactaagtttggtcatggacgatgtatgtgaggaaaaaaccgatagtcttttattaaatttaagaaaaaaaagcgtGTAAAGCTTAAAAGAAGGACATATCTTGTCAAAAGTTATATATCAAAAcggaaaatacccaaaaataagtctttttttgaaacaataaaatcgTTTCCCGAGGATATATTTTATTCTCATTTTCGAATGAATTGGTCCACTTGAGGTAAGTTTTTGATATCCAGTTGCATCagtatttttaatcaaatgttTTATGAAGTATTTGAAAGCAGCTTTAACTCCAGTTTGGTTAACTGCAAGGACTGGTCGTTGTGGGAAaccattagaaaaatgtttatacataACATTATGGAAGTTGTGTAATAGCAGGGTCACTTTCCGACAGCTTTCGGATCGCTTCGATATTGCTAAGGGAGCTGCGCATTATCTTTTCAACAAAACAATTAAGGAAATATGCAAattgaaaagtgaaataaaatggcCATCTGTTGAACAGCAACAAACAATCATGACGGAGTTCGAAAACAGCAGAGAAAATCCGTTTCCTTTCGTAATCGGTTGTTTAGATGGAACGCACTTTAATGTACCTACGCCTAGTGAAGATGCTATCAGCTACTATGACCGGAAAGGGAAACATTCCGTCCAAATGCAGGTAAATACTCCAAATTTATTGCTCTTAAAGATTATTAACCAATGTCTCATAGTCCATATGTGACAGCCGATTTCGTTTTTTGGATGTGTTTATTGGTTATCCAGGAAGCTGTCACGATGCTAATGTCTGGAGAAGTAGCCCCATATTTAATGGCATAACATCCGGACAATTACAGCTAGCACCAAGTGCAATAATATTAGGGGACTCCGCATAGGGAAGAAAAGAGATTCAACACACGCCTGCGTTCAACACGCGTATTTATCGAGTAAGCGTTtggaatatttaagaaaaaattcaaaatattaaatcatATAGATATTTCAAGCCTTAAAATCATATCAGATGTGATACTAGCTTGTGCTATTTTACACAATATCATTTTAACAAAAGGCAACTCTTCAGAACGTATCGATGAAATGGCAATACAGCAACAAGGCAACATAGAAGCCGCCAGTGAGTTGGAGACATCTCAAGATTTTTCAATATGGTCCGCCGAGCCGGAAGATACAAATGGAGTCGATAGAAGAAGTTATTTAACAACTCTCTTTTCCTCATAAATCAATATAATTTAAGTGAATATTTTGGAATTACAATACTTATTGTAATGAACAcagaatttaagttttttaattaaatttaatttaataaaataaaataaaattcatatcacattgttttaattcaattaaaaaaaaaagtgtacttCACAGCCTCGttccatatttataaaaaataaaaaatatagtaaaaaaataacttattcAGACATTGGCTCAAATTTGATTTTAAGTCTAAAAGCGCttttattctttctttctcCAAAGCCAAGACTTCATCGTGCCGGGCCTGTTCTTTTATCGCCTCATCttctaaaaaattcataatttcgCTATTTGCAGTTTTTCGAGACTGTGCGGTTGTACGACTTGAAGTTTGTGGAGAATTTGATGGCTCAACATCATTAGGTTCCGTTAATATCGACATCGGCAGCTCAACTGAGCTTTGTAAATTTTGAGTGGGCACATTGATTGAGTGCCTGGTACCATACACCTCATCAAAGTCTTCGTAGTGAAGCCATGATGTTGATTCTCTACCGGAtgtattgtttctttttttattcgcttatatgtgatgagtaaattagaaaattttcgggggcgatgtttctatctatttttaaatctttattaactttttttacttcacgctctttttcctccttcccgacgtgaactcgttctccatgctcagtcggactctgagcagtaattttatctccgatgtaataaagtaatcactaaaaccaagaaaagtataataaaataaagtttaaatatcgtatttttcatcaatttttgtattaaaagctaaaataaataattaaatacccacttttcatcagacattgtactagcgtatttattggcagtgtgaaaatttttgctgcaaataatgcacgac comes from Anastrepha obliqua isolate idAnaObli1 chromosome 6, idAnaObli1_1.0, whole genome shotgun sequence and encodes:
- the LOC129249999 gene encoding mediator of RNA polymerase II transcription subunit 26 isoform X2, with protein sequence MNTKHIYDLTFRLCQALDQNYDVVNMDAVMSVISTLEGTTITKEQLEATRLAKYINHLRRRLTKDKHLALRAKSLLKKWRKMVGIQQQQQHIIETATTTSSAALPCISGLNTTLYQQQRLRSQSISPAASSMHLDTMQQHSNSNSSQAIIASIPASAIVESMPRITNVASVSLASLSAGSTNVHVPINNKKLGEMELAKAELTPASVVPTHDRIQLTSFENVLSGFGVTENSNIGITSDKLNQPGQQRLVPPETFIIDQSSNSNSETSLILPSNSGPSKDTPIVIDIQDSNSGSNLVTSLPTIPIVSNRIPPTGPNKTNPFKLTSSLGMTISPSPSSSKPKKLKKEKKRKDKVDHGEAENVCELKNATVLLDDTSSNHQRLNLPGGNVEKFPSFVNEEKSRLAYADGSTLLADEHKVNLSTSSHTSFNLSTSDLTFTGKFKQGNSAPPAGYSNDIIGYNTNRPTVSPKIAIVNNFLQTVPTALKFMPFRDDGSNSNDSNSNSRTSQMDLIDVVSSDKILRAFQTQRKQDNSNSQQKSVGVINSGNPQTFSSSVFSSQKLQPSSKMEATIIAGSNAAIAQEKKLPRKRGRKKGSKGVDSVIAKETSLSSQMLMTSLGSGSKKVKTTKELYAEMQNRKFGIMGTSSPTLAGWAAPQNQQQTSRPTSSCSEPSLQSPHTFDACSTNATMSTVATRSTPEKYLTNANAVEGETTSDTVTSEPSRDSSVIPKHIKRSLSIESNSNSQLTSSAKGNAISPFMTDMQPSDTSSQVAAIEKQLLEILKKLPPVPNITATELKRTTGLIPCTCKITEISPEKNNLQESAKNQKIEICAATRVVEQTNVKHDPLEQTDDKSIIKLDAVSRNVVIGGTTELKPKSPATSPPPLARMKPKKSIFDLDFDDDDDPLHTLKAEAAAASLKKGIMQENLKIEVESESHINNLHFEQIQPPQPLYNKMAIEQAASQTMREEIPMLLFPTYEVEEDPLCIAKQRFDIQTQKITKFHIDALHNCFIPNVNGNWDNSNNTIARNMTLDKVTAAADAKTEYVITDGCNVAPRYGSLVMERIRKDLSHISFTRNSISKKTVTAMEQWYIIPFLGVALSLLTNNKRRASHNHKTCHKTKVTTLKISEYENIGNAEPQLKANKRTEEYKTDKQRICISVIRNDDRTDLIPDTEEITSKELTDICVQSTNLDARLSVIKPFDVETCAIVGKNNNNVTLKDITIDVIGHGTDLFLSHSNELSESAQNGQNLLAIADHLGYSSKSAVKISLSPTTLSLSNNNQRQYSSELGSASNLISDTSCRPVRNLCHTNLLQNAIKENDISSANVEENISSRRSSISSNSSLKQTQQSINLKLRRQFQEQKLLDIRTERKRRRKKFNRRYSADNKDGDDIGPDNKQPKIKRIKIAISGDVATQMQISGGSNINSTDEENEDESADTLHDGDGNEEIVVDQVNDRALLVDVAGEDGESIKSASSHVSTCNQFTLVSVGDEFDANSADNNYTDEQEVGYGDYGDPDVDADIEFNEYEDGEDCTGDFHEVVTRDISPPSTGNNHIVLTIKKTPSKTNSPSNSISTMSPFIINNNTNSSHALSITMPPMICNTSVNTSNSVGGIVMNTSNVKNLEVEESTPPLEASVTLASSVKEILSHNQAAMGVTNDMPNVGPRSTKRSFEFDDTESLTSVLSLDFPQSAANYFHKKCRKYRRRRKIRKVDKGAMSSSKAIKLHRELFFPYELIVSDHDGAKTSLLNISSCSSSCVEDSEYDDYEFVTKDSNWGKKENYPLQTHSQIDIKLETDNIESWETRSDISVRQQRNRSSSISSCSTYSSSIYELFMVNQANSLKSCSGYDFNDHLIESAKIKIKNYDEDVVNEFKKKDKSEVNEVTSEPSPTVNISNSNEQNSHATSDNADENIEDNINEELPLANNWLLHSFNNIYYTVDKLDIQTHDERMNNDDKDSHMIFDNVVVGPAVVDAAQQQEQKLLNKNCDDYNNLYNKNSNNINFIRYINDDSLVTHVNRNKQSASCNEVDQRQEENYSNNDEYDVNTDGCVSIDGTKSLIIGEDDNRNGINLASTQTEPNAAYKADISFNMSCENYGKTAQQMLPYKEYRTGLRAVDEDVDDDDGNNCARIQQFKEWHQVLQLRSYNDELLTVLPYVVLD
- the LOC129249999 gene encoding mediator of RNA polymerase II transcription subunit 26 isoform X1; its protein translation is MNTKHIYDLTFRLCQALDQNYDVVNMDAVMSVISTLEGTTITKEQLEATRLAKYINHLRRRLTKDKHLALRAKSLLKKWRKMVGIQQQQQHIIETATTTSSAALPCISGLNTTLYQQQRLRSQSISPAASSMHLDTMQQHSNSNSSQAIIASIPASAIVESMPRITNVASVSLASLSAGSTNVHVPINNKKLGEMELAKAELTPASVVPTHDRIQLTSFENVLSGFGVTENSNIGITSDKLNQPGQQRLVPPETFIIDQSSNSNSETSLILPSNSGPSKDTPIVIDIQDSNSGSNLVTSLPTIPIVSNRIPPTGPNKTNPFKLTSSLGMTISPSPSSSKPKKLKKEKKRKDKVDHGEAENVCELKNATVLLDDTSSNHQRLNLPGGNVEKFPSFVNEEKSRLAYAEILSLLDNSSMTSMFPPDGSTLLADEHKVNLSTSSHTSFNLSTSDLTFTGKFKQGNSAPPAGYSNDIIGYNTNRPTVSPKIAIVNNFLQTVPTALKFMPFRDDGSNSNDSNSNSRTSQMDLIDVVSSDKILRAFQTQRKQDNSNSQQKSVGVINSGNPQTFSSSVFSSQKLQPSSKMEATIIAGSNAAIAQEKKLPRKRGRKKGSKGVDSVIAKETSLSSQMLMTSLGSGSKKVKTTKELYAEMQNRKFGIMGTSSPTLAGWAAPQNQQQTSRPTSSCSEPSLQSPHTFDACSTNATMSTVATRSTPEKYLTNANAVEGETTSDTVTSEPSRDSSVIPKHIKRSLSIESNSNSQLTSSAKGNAISPFMTDMQPSDTSSQVAAIEKQLLEILKKLPPVPNITATELKRTTGLIPCTCKITEISPEKNNLQESAKNQKIEICAATRVVEQTNVKHDPLEQTDDKSIIKLDAVSRNVVIGGTTELKPKSPATSPPPLARMKPKKSIFDLDFDDDDDPLHTLKAEAAAASLKKGIMQENLKIEVESESHINNLHFEQIQPPQPLYNKMAIEQAASQTMREEIPMLLFPTYEVEEDPLCIAKQRFDIQTQKITKFHIDALHNCFIPNVNGNWDNSNNTIARNMTLDKVTAAADAKTEYVITDGCNVAPRYGSLVMERIRKDLSHISFTRNSISKKTVTAMEQWYIIPFLGVALSLLTNNKRRASHNHKTCHKTKVTTLKISEYENIGNAEPQLKANKRTEEYKTDKQRICISVIRNDDRTDLIPDTEEITSKELTDICVQSTNLDARLSVIKPFDVETCAIVGKNNNNVTLKDITIDVIGHGTDLFLSHSNELSESAQNGQNLLAIADHLGYSSKSAVKISLSPTTLSLSNNNQRQYSSELGSASNLISDTSCRPVRNLCHTNLLQNAIKENDISSANVEENISSRRSSISSNSSLKQTQQSINLKLRRQFQEQKLLDIRTERKRRRKKFNRRYSADNKDGDDIGPDNKQPKIKRIKIAISGDVATQMQISGGSNINSTDEENEDESADTLHDGDGNEEIVVDQVNDRALLVDVAGEDGESIKSASSHVSTCNQFTLVSVGDEFDANSADNNYTDEQEVGYGDYGDPDVDADIEFNEYEDGEDCTGDFHEVVTRDISPPSTGNNHIVLTIKKTPSKTNSPSNSISTMSPFIINNNTNSSHALSITMPPMICNTSVNTSNSVGGIVMNTSNVKNLEVEESTPPLEASVTLASSVKEILSHNQAAMGVTNDMPNVGPRSTKRSFEFDDTESLTSVLSLDFPQSAANYFHKKCRKYRRRRKIRKVDKGAMSSSKAIKLHRELFFPYELIVSDHDGAKTSLLNISSCSSSCVEDSEYDDYEFVTKDSNWGKKENYPLQTHSQIDIKLETDNIESWETRSDISVRQQRNRSSSISSCSTYSSSIYELFMVNQANSLKSCSGYDFNDHLIESAKIKIKNYDEDVVNEFKKKDKSEVNEVTSEPSPTVNISNSNEQNSHATSDNADENIEDNINEELPLANNWLLHSFNNIYYTVDKLDIQTHDERMNNDDKDSHMIFDNVVVGPAVVDAAQQQEQKLLNKNCDDYNNLYNKNSNNINFIRYINDDSLVTHVNRNKQSASCNEVDQRQEENYSNNDEYDVNTDGCVSIDGTKSLIIGEDDNRNGINLASTQTEPNAAYKADISFNMSCENYGKTAQQMLPYKEYRTGLRAVDEDVDDDDGNNCARIQQFKEWHQVLQLRSYNDELLTVLPYVVLD